The genomic interval TTACggagacaaaaataaatatagaataTAGCATATTAGATGCTTACAATGTaacaaaaagttatatataCGAATAAAAACATTTACTATGGAGCTTGGAGTTGGACTATATATATTAATGGAGAGACAAATAGATACGTCAAAACCGACCGTAGTCAATTTGCACCACATTGACCCTGAAGTACAATGCTAGTTTTTCAGGAgattaatttatattcttttttatgcAATTAATTTATACTTTCTATGCACTGTAATATTACtttactaattatttttaaaaaatttcaacaaatatttacatggtctggttttttattttttataatgatataaatggatacaaatttaATGTAATTCAAAGGCTTTCACCTGACGCAATTATtgcaataaaagataaatggaagaaaaagtgaaaagaattgaagaaaaaaaagtaaaaggaaAATGAGATAATTATTTAGTAATTTATCAATTTCTGTGGTAATTTAGTTGGATTTGTAGTTGGATTTTGAATAGGATGAATTTGGAGGATTACatctatattttgatataattttaaaaattaaaaaaacaatattatatttcatgTTAATTTATCATACtgttcttttaaatttttaaaaatattcaaatacaaattTGCAAAATTAGTGATTGAGGTGTGAAAATTAAATAGTCAGAGTTATAAAATAGTAAATGGTTTCAACAGGTATTAACATATCCTaacatttgttatttaaaaaaaattatatctcgCAAAGCAGTATCCATCCTTTCTTGACCATTGTGTGTGACTTACCTTTGTTCTTTTGTCTATCACTCATTCCTCCCTCTCTTGGTTACACCCTCTAATGCAAATCACGCCTTTACACCATGTAACAttccatttttaatttttcatgcCTTGCTTGTTAGTTGTATGATTAGGGTTTGCCTATGTGTGTTGTGTATATGTGATTTTAGAAGTTAGAAAGGAAGTTACTTAGCAGCTAGGAAGTCTTGCTTGTTGACCAACAATAAGAAAATGAGTTCACTTTACGATGATAATTCATTAAACAAAAGAGATTTTGTGGAGCAAAATTCTTAACTATTCTGACTTTACATGTgccgttttttttttctctgcaAGTTTCGTGTGACATGTTATGATTGGTTAATGAAGTGGTAAAGAAGTATGTAAGAATCTAATGAATTTATTAAGTGAGCCGTATTTCGCTAAgtaaaattgaccaaaattcaaCTAATATAAATAGGTGATTAAACTCATCATTTTCACTTCAAACCATTCTTACTCTTCTTCAAACTCTGTTGAACTCAATCTAAGTTATATCTATCATATCACTTCTGATGTAAGAGGTGTGCAAGCGATTTATTATAATGTTGGAAACAATCATCTTAGCAATTTATAAGGACTAATCCAAGGAAGGAGGGTGTTTAAGCTAAAGTTAAGAACTTTATGGTTTGCATGCATGTGGTGATTTAGAAGGCCATGGGATTTTCGAAGCAAAGGCTATTTCATTGGAATCTATTCTAGAACAGTCCAAAATGTTATCTTGTAATTGGCAACATTGGAAGTCAGTTGAATTCAGTTATTCAATTTTACAATGGATGGCAAATCCTCTTGCTTGTTCAAGTTTTCGAGATTTATGAGAAGGATTGGTTTTAGCATTGGATTATGCATATGGTTTGAAGGAACATGGAGTATGGATGGGGGAGCTAAAGCTTTGATCATACTGCATAATGTCAATGCAGTATTTAGTTTAGCAGGCCTTTGTGTGCTTTTAATGTGGTTTTGTTTGTCTAATTGAAAAGTGAATGAAAGACAGAAAAAGCATAGATGCAACTAAACATTGTTACTTTTTATcatatgatatataatatatgaacATGGGATGGGAACACTTTTTTGCCCCTTTATCTTATTCAACAAACATATTTACATATCTAGAACTAGAAagaaggtcatttttgtctaaGAGACCTTAATACAATTACATACAGCAGATAATAAGATATGAACTACCCTAACAAATTTGACATGTAATTTATTTGTTCTACTAATTAAATGTAGAACTCCACCAACCAAGAGAATTTATACACACATATATCTTGATCAGATAATTAAAGCTACTTAAACATGATCATTCCCTCTTTGCATCACATTCTTCATTCTTTGCAAATCTTCCACGGATTCTTGGTTGACTGTCAGCAAGAGCCTTCCTGCAAGCATACTGAAACCAACCCAAAATCATCATTTCAGTTTTAAAACTCTTTATAGTCcaaaatatattagaaaatgagtaaactattattagttacctttattttcctcccaAAATTTCTCTTTGTCTTCTTGTTCCTGTATCTAGAGAGCTTTTGTAGACGTTCCTCACTGCTGCAGTTGCTGCTAAAAAACGGCCTCTCAACGGGAGATTGGACCGTGCTCATGTTACCTTTGCCAAGAGTCTgtcacaaaaatataaatcatctTCTGTACTTTCAGTAAATCACTAGATTTTGGCAGATTTGTTTACCAAACTCGTAAATAACTAGGAAGAACTCAGAGTAGAAATTGTTTGTACGAAGCACATACATGGACACCTGATACGACTTTGCCACTGACACTAGtcttaatttaagaaaataaaaataattaaatgtaatcACATAAATTAATGTCATTGGAAATAAGTTAGACCGACCGACAGAGGTCTATTGTTTAACCTACTTCAGGTTAAAACCACCAAAAAAGTCTTTTAGATCTATCAGAAGTTGCTTAGCTTAACTTCATAGTGATTtgattaaactaataataagACACAATATTAAGACCTGTAAAGTTATACCTTTATATCTCCTTCACTAAATGATCTCCGCATTCCATATACTGCATCAAAATCTACTCCTTGGATACCAAGGAAACCAGGCTTCATAGCAGATCCATGCATCCAATCCATCGAGCTTAAACTTCCTGAGCTGACGCTCTTTGGTAACAGCATGTCAGGAAATGGCTTGTTTTCTTGAATTATGTTCTCATCAATGTTTAATAGGGGAACCTTGATTTCAAGAATCTCGGAGAGCGGAGACTCCATTGCTGCCTTTTCAAAGAGATCCTTTTTGCATTCATAGAATACATCACTTAAAAGCTGTTCGTTTTGAAGAATAGAAATATCTGTGGATTTTACATCCTCTCCACAAGATATCATTGAGATGGCTGCTGTCATGGGATCAAGGTCAATATCTGGCTCTTCGATAATCGGTTCGGGTGCTTTGAACAAATCTCCTTCAGCAGCAAAATCATATTCTGACATGGCAGAAAAATGAACAAGCTCACTCTGCATTAAAGACATAATCCAATAGTCAATTGTAGTGATCTGATTTTTGAGCATTCAACACTTGTTTCTGTCTTTctgaattgatatatatatataaccttgCTCACAATTTCTATCAACATGTTTAACTTTAATATCAAGAAGTGGCTCTAAGATGGGATTCCTGACATAAGCCAACAACAAATTcatgataatatatttatttgcatGATTCCACCAAGTAAAGAGATTCTTAAGAAAAGGCAAAATATTCCAGATGCATTACATGGCCACCTGATCAAATCATGGCTTAATGGATGGGATTCAGACCATATAGACACTGTTTCTCAACTTTTATAAAAAGaggaagagaaaaagaaaaacaagtgggaggagagaaaaagagaatctTTGAGATAGTGAGGCGACAGCAAAAGTATGTTAGTAAAAGACCCGAGAAATGCTTTCAGAAAGTTACAAAgcacaatataaaatatgtgtAAATTCTCAGGCTAAGTATTTATTATCCAAACAGTACATATTGCAGGTTAAATCTAGAAAAGGAttttgtacttttttatttCAGTACAAATCATAAACAACATAGAATAGAGTGAATTGGCAAATTAGTCCTTGAAACTGTAAAGGTCAATTAAACTAGTCGCTAAATTTTGCAGATGAGATTATGGTGTGGTATAGTAACTGAATATGCGGACCCCTCAACATTGATATGACATCAATGTCATCACACCATATTTTAATTTGCTTATGAAACTTAGGTCTTTCTGGAATTAATTTTTCAGTGATGACCAAACTTCATAGACAAATTAGTCATTGGTGAGATGATATTGATATGTGATCAACGTGAAGTGAAGGAATCACATATTCATTTAATGTACCACGTCATAGTCtctaacaataaaaatttacaaatggACTATTTTGAATGACACTTTACAATTTTAGGAATGCATTTGCCAACTCGCAAAATTTAGGAACTAATTTCACCGACACTTATAATTTCGATGGTGAATGTGCCTATTCACTCCATGGAATAGAATAGGAATAGCACACCACAAATGCACAAAACCATATTCATATTGTTTAGCAGAAGCTTTGCATAGATGAATGGTATCAATGCATACCCAGATGAACCCATTTCCTCCCACCAATTAGAGACTAATCTCTGATTACTGTCAAGCACCAAAGGAGACATAGGATCACTATTTTCCTTTCTAAGAAaccaaaaacattaaaaaaagatGGCATATATAAAGCAACCAACTTAGAAACATCTTGTTGAAGAGCAAATCTACACATATCAAAATACTTATAAGCTGTAAAGGCTTAAATCCTAACCATGTCAACTAGTTAAGGTTGTGCAGCAAGAATCATAACTTGGATACTCTTCCTTGACCAAAATTTGGAAGGTGGATTAGTCAAGACACTAAAGTCCTACCCTCAAAAAACATCTTTTGAAATTCTCAATGACCAAAACACTAAAGCACACCACATGGAAACAACCCacttttatcattaatttaacaTGACCAGAAATAGAAACAATCTTTCTACAACTGCATTTAGTGCCCGACAATACTTTTGAGAAATGATTAAGTTAAGCATTAACAAACccttttattttctcttcttaTTTTAATGAAGACAAGCGAATAAGAAGCCTTTTTCCTCTCTAATCTCCCTCAGTGCAGCACAAAAAAAGACAAACCCCACTCACACTAGAAAGAAACTCATAATTAAATGGAAGGAAGATTATAGAACACGGAACTATCACATAAGGGAATATTTCCCTTTTATGctcatttttttcattcattttctcATACTTTTTCAGATCCAGCACATGAACACAAATCCAGCTGTTTCCCCTTGTGCTACTACTATGAGAAAAACATTCTGAAAGATAGGGAATGACCAAAAATCAAACGAATAAATAAACAGTTATtacattcaaaaattcaaaaacagtttagttagttagttaatttttcaatttcagcTTGATATTGTATATTATCAAACAACCAATGAACTAAaacttgaaaattaaaaaaaaataaataataaataaaataaaaaaggaactTTACAAGGATTTGAGAtgttagaaattaaaaaagaaaaaaaaaagtacaaattAGACATATCAGTAACTTAATACTAGAAAATAATACAGAGTGACCCAtctgaaaaaagaaagaaagtttcaaactttattGAATACAAAGAAAAACccataaaaaaaatgcaaagaGAGAGAAATGAGAAGGCACCATTGATGCATTGGGCTTCTGGGTTTTGCAGTACTCTTCAAGTTGATGAAGTTCTTGAGAGAAGTTGTGTAGATATGACCATGGGAAAAGAAGTCCATTTTCTGTATACATTTTTGCAACACACAAAACTCCTTCAACACTCTTATAGTTGGATatgaaagagagaaaaagaagagCAAGAGAAGCacatagagagagagagagagagagagagagagagattattattactaaaacaaaaaacagcAAAGTGATGATTTAGGAGGAAGAAGATAGAAAAGTtgtattattatatgtaaaaaaCAAAGTGGTGATTAAAATTTGGAGATGTTACTTAGAGAAGTTTGGAAGTATGATGATAGCATAATTAAAATAAGGACAAAGTAGGAAACAGACGCCAGCATGTTACAATCTAGTGTCCCCATTGACAATGTTGTTATCAAGAactttatattgaaaaatatcgaaaggaaataaaaatatttttgtagtattattattatagatgAATTGTACCGTGACAATATGAATATGAGTGGAGTGTGGGCACAAATCACAATGGTCATCACTCATTCCGAGTCTGACTCAGTACAATTGGGCACGGCAGTTTAGGACCACCAGGAATCCTAGACTCTTTAATATCTCAATTGTCATtctaattattcaaatatcattgtaagaatattatatattttttattttttaaaatatgtgttattttatttttataaaagacttttaaaatcaattatttttataaagagaagttgaaagattatttaataaaaatgtaattttataaataattttttgatatttttataaatacacacaattttcaacttttaaaagtctattgcttcatttataaataaataacataaattatatttttaaaaatagaaaatatttctacaaAATAAACAACCactaagtattttttattttatacaaatattttcaatttttgttttatgaaatCTAAGTTACAAATATATGGTCttgaattttttcaaaaaatattttatatttccaatttttaaaatatatgtttattttacttgataatctataaaataattttgtcatAAGAATGCAATGTTAATTAACGAACTCTAtctcaaaaattaataaaaatattttttaatatttttattattttaaaatatataaacaattatttattttaagagaGAGTCTATTACCTTATCACAACTTGATTTTTCGGCTCTCCTTTCACATAGTTTCTAGATAGTTCGATTCGATACATACTCGTTCTTCAATCTCAGTTCATTTACACATTTTTATTTGCTTTGGATTCAGTGTATGTGTCTTGATGATTGCAATAGTGAGAAATATTGGAAACAGCAATCAAAATGTTAAACTAGCTCTTGATCTTTGCTATATTTATCGTACGGAAAATTCATGCGACGGTTGCCATAAAATACATTTGAGGAGAGACAAttatgataacaataatgatacatatatacactaaatttttatatatatatttaaaattttattttatattgacttttttattttttatataatcaatatattacatatttaaaactatttttttgttctttttctcaagtgtaaaaaaaataaatcttaaaaatattaattacctGAAATATCAAGTGTGGAAATGATGTAATAATTTGGCGCATTCTTAGATTATCAATTCAGTAACTCctcaaatttctaaaaatgttgtttttcGGTGAACTTACTCTGCAACACACCTGTGTCAAAAATGAGGATGAAGGAGGAGTGTAGGTAGAGGTGGCAAAATTATTAATGAAGCTAGCTACCATGCATCTAATTCATGATTTCATTCACTTATTAATCAATTCAATTcatccataaaattaaaaatgagttaattAGATTCAATTCATCTATTTAATAATATAGATGAAATCTAATTCATCCGAtcatttttacaatttgattgatTACATATGTTTTTGAATTAGATTCAatagaatatatttatttattataaaatagacactttcaattttttttttagacaaaatagatacatttgataattttttgttggtaggctttgataaatatgaatatatttttatttaaaaaaaattataattagaaaaccgtatttttttttagaagaatgaatttttttattgtaatttaaaaattaaatttaaaataaacagttttaattaagttaaaaattaaataattttctgaaaaattattttatttataattttaaaaatctggATTTTATTGAAATGTTTTTATTGCTTTTTCTTTTGGTACAAAACTAAATTTCTTTTAGGATTTTAAAAAacagtttttgttttaatttaaaaataattattttgttttaaaattaaataaatattttatttaataattaataatattgggGTGGTTGTCACTTGTCACCCTCTGTGGGTCGccaaaaaatagtattttagatataataaataatactattagtttttgttttaaatgaataataatattatttatagaaattaataattttaaaataattataaagctgatttttttaaataaatataaaaaaattgattttttttctataaaagaaaatgaagtttaaaaaaaatgatttttaaaaataataataaatattataattaatttttaaaatgttttaaagaaAGTTATTACATTGATTGCGTGGATACCTGTCCATTGAAACTATGATAATAGATGaattagataattttttattttaaatagataaatttaatttgattttttctataacttttaatatattattaataaattgatgaattattttgatttattcattACCATTCAAATTCACATATATctgattcatttattttgtcaCTTCTAAGTGTACATACTTGGACAAAGGAAGAATGCAACAATAAAAAGATgctttaattacttttagatttttattttgtttgagttCAGTTTATGCTTATATAATTTGAGACACAAGATACCTTAGGTTcactttataaataaattaatgtttctTATAATGAATTGGGAATGTGTAGGAATAGGACAGGCCACAATGAAAGAGAATTTGAATATATGATCAAATTGGAACACATAATCCATCTCAGTCTCATTTTATAGCtaataatatacaaataaataagaataatctTTATACTCATTATgtattattatgaaaataattgacCAGTGCAAAACATATAGGTTACAAATGAGATGATCTATAGTATAATTTTacctttttaatttgattaaataatattttaaattagttatGTGTCTTATTTAACAACAGATtacttaataaatatttattttatagtcatttattttattttataaaaatgaataatagttaatttaataaataaaaatataaaaaataaaatatattaataaaattaaacaaaatacatttaatataaaataatacatttaagTTAATACAGTTGAGTATACGTATCAAAACAAATagctcttattttattttaatatttctcttatattttgaataaaaattagcAAATTCGTTCTGTTTTGTTAGGAATTTCCTGATATTTTTCTCTAAATCTAGTAAATAaatgattatattaataaaataaaataaaatacttaaaataaaataaaaaatatattacattaaaaaaaagtacatcaaattttaattaaccaTTTTCACCTAAATGTTCTCCAATTTTAATTAACTGAAGCGCAATTGGAAGATATTTAGGAATAAATCGTTAATtaaaacttgatattttttaatttaatgtattttatttgattttattagtataatttatttttattattattatttattagttttgaagaaaaggaatgaggaatttattaatgaaataaaataaagttgatattttgtctaaaaaatataagaaagttaaaataatatattatgttatttatttcaaaacgTCTATTCAACCGTACTAACTTTGATATACTTTTTTctatgaattatattttattttatttattaaattaataattatttatttattataaaaaaataaatggttatagataattataaactgaaagaaaaaaaataattctaagATGAATATGTGACATCCATCCTAAAAcgatcaaaataataaaaagatatataaattttaatataaaatataattaaaaaaattaatataaaaataatataagagcaaaatatctccaaatattcCTAATTAACCTCCGAGAAAAACTTTCAGCACAGGCAGTATTCAAAATGGGTCCAATGTTCGGTCAAAACCCAATAAGTTGTCATATCTTCGTATTCAAAGGACAAGTGACAATGACAACCGATAATTTCATGCTATAAATTTTtcctaaaaaatacataattcaattattttaattatttgtgtttaatttcaataataattagtttaattaaaaaaattatttgttaaaaatcatattaaattcTATAACAATACATctttcatattaattatttagaaaatatttattaaattttataaattatctataatttttCATTGGCTAAATTGTGGTCCCTTatcttaatttcaggtaacgttttagttatttatcttctttttttcatgagttggtcatttattttaattttaagtgacaatttgatattttatattttaaaatttcaacaatgttatctttttttgtacaaaaaatcatcaaaatttttaatcaaaatccataaaattaataatcatctttaatataatgcaattttatcaaatccataactcaaatattcaaatacactcatattttaatctccaacaacttcaaataaagaatgaaaatatgagtttatttcaatatttaagatatgaatttgattaaatttgtattttattgaagatgataatgaattttatgggttttgtttaaaaaatttgatgatttttttaaatttttgtaaaaaaaaatgacaatattgttgacattttaaaacataaaatatcaaattgtcacttaaaatgaaaataaatgatcaactcgggaaaaaaaatataaaggactaaaacattacctgaaattaagttaaaagacctaatttaacattttttattttatctaaaacaatttaaaaatacgTATaaccttaaaaataatatagtaaaaataaattatcctattcaatattttaatttatttcacgTACAATCCAGTTTGGAGAAATTTATTACAAAGTTTTGATtagatattcatattttatgatagtactttaaataaaattcaaacttaaaGAATCTTGTGcgtgatttaatatattttaaatgttagagagacaaattaaatataatttaaaatctttaatcataaacaaataaacttaaataattttaatgaaaattaagtTAAACATAAAggactacaaatattttttaatttaatttttatatttaaatacctCTAATTTTCATTTCGTTTTTTAActctcatatttaaatatattatatttttctcaacaactcgttataaataattaagtatacaagtaaaaaaattatagtatgCTAAATACCTACTTcaataatatacttttttttttcttttaatttaagtttaaatgcagttttagtcctcttattttaattgatttgtaattttagttattctatttttaattttataattttggccccctattttaactaatttataattttggttCCTCTCTTTCTAATTTCACAATTTTGGTATCCCTATTTTAACCGATTTATAATTTTGGTTCCTCTATTTCTAATTTCACAATTTTGGTCTATCTATTTTAACTATTCGTAATTTTAATCTCTCTATCTTTAGTTTATcaattttagtccctctatttcttaaaattaagatattttataaatctaatggatcatatattttatttaataaaaatcaaatggattacatttaacaaaat from Cicer arietinum cultivar CDC Frontier isolate Library 1 chromosome 5, Cicar.CDCFrontier_v2.0, whole genome shotgun sequence carries:
- the LOC101507417 gene encoding uncharacterized protein, translating into MYTENGLLFPWSYLHNFSQELHQLEEYCKTQKPNASMSELVHFSAMSEYDFAAEGDLFKAPEPIIEEPDIDLDPMTAAISMISCGEDVKSTDISILQNEQLLSDVFYECKKDLFEKAAMESPLSEILEIKVPLLNIDENIIQENKPFPDMLLPKSVSSGSLSSMDWMHGSAMKPGFLGIQGVDFDAVYGMRRSFSEGDIKTLGKGNMSTVQSPVERPFFSSNCSSEERLQKLSRYRNKKTKRNFGRKIKYACRKALADSQPRIRGRFAKNEECDAKRE